One Lentibacillus cibarius DNA window includes the following coding sequences:
- the deoC gene encoding deoxyribose-phosphate aldolase, translating into MNTNLAKFIDHTQLKPETKKDKISEIVQEAREYGFASVCVNPYWVPYCYEHLKDTDVKVCTVIGFPLGATSTQSKVFETKQALNDGAAEVDMVINVGELKAANDQAVQRDIKEVVEAADGHALTKVIIETSLLTDDEKVRACKLAKAAGADYVKTSTGFSGGGATAEDVKLMRQTVGDDMGVKASGGIRDTKSVKEMIDAGATRIGASAGVEIVNGEKGTDSY; encoded by the coding sequence ATGAATACGAATCTTGCAAAGTTTATTGATCATACACAATTAAAACCGGAAACTAAAAAGGATAAAATCAGCGAGATTGTTCAGGAGGCTCGTGAATATGGGTTTGCATCTGTTTGTGTCAACCCGTATTGGGTGCCGTATTGTTATGAACACTTGAAGGATACCGATGTGAAAGTATGTACGGTTATCGGTTTTCCGCTTGGTGCAACTAGTACGCAATCAAAAGTGTTTGAAACAAAACAGGCATTGAATGATGGTGCAGCTGAAGTTGACATGGTAATAAATGTCGGTGAATTAAAGGCAGCTAATGACCAGGCAGTTCAGCGTGATATCAAGGAAGTAGTTGAAGCTGCGGATGGTCATGCACTGACAAAGGTGATTATTGAAACTTCACTACTCACAGACGATGAAAAGGTCCGTGCGTGCAAACTAGCTAAAGCAGCTGGAGCCGACTATGTTAAAACGTCTACAGGTTTCTCTGGTGGCGGTGCTACTGCTGAAGATGTAAAACTAATGCGCCAAACTGTTGGAGATGACATGGGGGTTAAGGCATCGGGAGGCATCCGGGATACAAAATCGGTCAAAGAGATGATTGATGCCGGTGCGACGAGAATAGGAGCAAGTGCCGGCGTGGAGATTGTAAATGGAGAAAAGGGGACAGACTCCTATTAA
- the mtaB gene encoding tRNA (N(6)-L-threonylcarbamoyladenosine(37)-C(2))-methylthiotransferase MtaB produces the protein MPTVAFHTLGCKVNHYETEGIWNMFKENGYERVDFDRQSDVYVINTCTVTNTGDKKSRQVIRRAVRKNPNAVVCVTGCYAQTSPGEIMEIPGVDVIVGTQNRKKMIDYIEEHQKTREPINGVSNIMKNRVFEEMDVPAFTDRTRASLKIQEGCNNFCTFCIIPWSRGLLRSREPENVLEQAQNLVDAGYKEIVLTGIHTAGYGEDMNDYNFAKLLQELETKIDGLKRIRISSIEASQITDEVIDVLDKSEKIVRHLHIPLQAGSDSVLHRMRRKYSTGYYKQKVDKIRKALPGLAITSDVIVGFPGETEEEFMETYQFVQEVGYSELHVFPFSRRTGTPAAHMKNQVDDDVKNERVNQMIELSNQLAKDYASGYEDEVLEVIPEEQVGEDHSNLLQGYTDNYLKVRFSGSKDLIGKLVRVKLTKAGYPYNEGVFVRVMDEAVQTADKLSS, from the coding sequence ATGCCAACAGTTGCTTTTCATACATTGGGATGCAAAGTGAATCACTATGAAACAGAAGGTATCTGGAACATGTTTAAGGAAAACGGGTACGAACGAGTTGATTTTGACCGCCAATCCGACGTATATGTCATCAACACGTGTACAGTCACCAATACCGGTGATAAAAAGAGCAGGCAAGTCATCCGTCGAGCAGTACGGAAAAACCCGAATGCCGTCGTTTGTGTAACAGGCTGCTATGCGCAGACTTCACCAGGTGAGATTATGGAAATACCTGGGGTTGATGTGATTGTCGGAACGCAGAATAGAAAGAAAATGATTGATTATATTGAGGAGCACCAAAAAACACGCGAACCAATTAATGGTGTTTCCAACATCATGAAAAATCGTGTGTTTGAAGAGATGGATGTACCGGCATTTACTGATCGTACACGTGCGTCACTGAAAATACAGGAAGGGTGCAATAACTTTTGCACATTTTGTATCATTCCGTGGTCAAGAGGGTTGTTAAGATCCAGAGAGCCGGAAAATGTGCTTGAACAAGCACAAAATCTGGTCGATGCCGGGTATAAAGAAATAGTGCTGACCGGCATTCATACTGCAGGATACGGAGAAGATATGAATGACTATAATTTCGCCAAGCTGCTGCAGGAATTGGAAACTAAAATTGATGGGTTAAAAAGAATTCGTATTTCATCAATTGAGGCAAGCCAGATTACGGACGAAGTGATTGACGTGTTGGACAAATCGGAAAAGATTGTTCGTCATCTGCATATTCCACTTCAGGCTGGATCGGATAGTGTGCTGCACCGTATGCGCAGGAAATATTCCACAGGTTACTACAAACAAAAGGTTGATAAAATTCGCAAAGCGTTACCTGGTTTGGCAATTACATCTGATGTGATTGTTGGGTTTCCGGGTGAAACGGAAGAAGAGTTTATGGAAACGTATCAATTTGTGCAAGAGGTCGGCTACTCGGAACTTCATGTATTCCCGTTTTCTAGAAGAACCGGCACTCCTGCCGCCCATATGAAAAATCAAGTTGATGACGATGTGAAGAATGAACGAGTGAATCAGATGATTGAGTTATCCAACCAACTCGCAAAAGATTATGCTTCCGGATATGAAGATGAAGTACTAGAAGTGATACCCGAGGAACAAGTGGGTGAGGATCATTCCAATCTTCTGCAGGGTTATACAGATAACTACTTGAAAGTAAGGTTCAGCGGGTCGAAGGACTTAATTGGTAAACTTGTACGTGTCAAGCTAACGAAGGCAGGGTATCCCTATAATGAGGGAGTGTTTGTCCGCGTCATGGATGAAGCCGTTCAAACGGCGGATAAATTGTCTTCTTAA
- a CDS encoding 16S rRNA (uracil(1498)-N(3))-methyltransferase, whose amino-acid sequence MQRYFVPAESWEQNGVLIKGDDAHHISRVMRLKAGNEVICNHPDGQAAICEITEITNNAVRTEMKEWLHASNESPISVTIAQALAKGDKFELVLQKGTELGAAAFIPVQAERSVVVWDDKKAAKKLNRYAKILKEASEQCHRNKIPQLHPFATITDLIEQSHCFDKKIFAYEEEAKTNTFQTFAQSVAEIKSGDNVLIVIGPEGGFSEQEAVLMKQAMFAPVRLGPRILRTETAAMYALASMSYHFEELGCE is encoded by the coding sequence TTGCAGCGTTACTTTGTACCTGCCGAAAGCTGGGAGCAAAATGGAGTCCTTATAAAAGGAGATGATGCACACCATATCAGCCGTGTGATGCGTCTGAAAGCTGGTAATGAAGTCATCTGTAATCATCCGGATGGACAGGCCGCTATTTGTGAAATAACTGAGATAACTAACAATGCTGTCCGGACGGAAATGAAAGAATGGCTGCATGCTTCAAACGAGTCACCAATATCAGTGACGATTGCCCAGGCGTTGGCGAAAGGTGACAAATTCGAACTTGTCCTGCAAAAAGGTACAGAGTTGGGAGCGGCCGCTTTCATACCGGTTCAGGCGGAAAGGTCCGTTGTTGTTTGGGACGATAAGAAGGCGGCAAAGAAATTGAACCGATACGCAAAGATCCTTAAGGAAGCGAGCGAACAGTGTCACCGTAATAAAATTCCGCAGCTTCATCCGTTTGCTACCATTACAGATTTAATAGAACAAAGTCACTGTTTTGACAAAAAAATATTTGCGTATGAAGAAGAAGCAAAAACAAATACATTTCAGACCTTTGCCCAGTCTGTGGCTGAAATAAAGTCAGGGGATAATGTATTAATTGTGATTGGACCTGAGGGCGGTTTTTCAGAACAAGAAGCTGTACTGATGAAACAGGCAATGTTTGCACCTGTCCGTCTGGGTCCGCGCATTTTGAGGACGGAAACAGCTGCCATGTATGCACTGGCAAGTATGTCCTATCATTTTGAAGAATTGGGGTGTGAATAA
- the prmA gene encoding 50S ribosomal protein L11 methyltransferase — translation MKWSEFCIHTTNEAVEPISNILHETGASGVVIEDPLDLMKDRDTFFGEVYELNPDDYPEDGVYIKAYLPVNSHLGETVDAMKQAINNLQLYDIDLGRNQVTVSEINEEEWATAWKKYYKPVEISEKITIIPTWETYEPASDNEVIIELDPGMAFGTGTHPTTVQTIQAIEQYINNQDVVIDVGCGSGVLSIASGLLGASEVHAFDLDDVAVKSTTINAKLNNMHERITVKQNHLLSHVSMQADMIVANILAEIIIQFVGDAWKNLKPGGIFITSGIIRTKQQMVQEKLQEVGFRILDVNELQDWVSITAKKI, via the coding sequence GTGAAATGGTCTGAGTTTTGTATTCACACAACAAATGAAGCAGTTGAACCAATTTCGAATATTTTGCATGAGACAGGTGCCAGTGGTGTTGTCATAGAAGACCCGCTTGACCTAATGAAGGACAGGGATACGTTTTTTGGCGAAGTTTATGAATTGAATCCGGATGATTACCCGGAAGATGGTGTCTATATTAAGGCATATCTTCCGGTAAATAGTCATCTCGGTGAAACGGTTGATGCCATGAAACAGGCAATTAATAATTTGCAGCTATATGATATTGATTTAGGCAGGAATCAAGTGACAGTAAGTGAAATTAATGAGGAAGAATGGGCTACAGCATGGAAAAAATACTATAAGCCTGTTGAGATTTCTGAAAAGATAACGATTATACCAACTTGGGAAACGTATGAACCCGCCTCAGACAATGAAGTGATCATTGAATTAGATCCAGGAATGGCCTTTGGGACTGGCACACATCCCACTACTGTTCAAACTATTCAGGCTATCGAACAATACATAAATAATCAAGACGTTGTCATTGATGTGGGTTGTGGTTCAGGCGTATTAAGCATTGCATCAGGACTACTGGGGGCAAGTGAAGTACATGCCTTTGATCTCGATGACGTAGCCGTTAAAAGTACAACTATCAATGCAAAATTGAACAACATGCATGAGCGGATAACCGTTAAACAAAACCATTTATTAAGTCACGTCAGCATGCAGGCTGATATGATTGTCGCTAACATTTTGGCTGAAATTATTATACAATTTGTAGGCGACGCCTGGAAAAACTTAAAACCTGGTGGTATTTTCATTACCTCGGGCATTATCAGGACGAAGCAGCAAATGGTGCAGGAAAAACTGCAGGAGGTGGGCTTTCGAATTCTTGATGTGAATGAGTTGCAAGACTGGGTATCGATAACCGCAAAGAAAATCTAA
- the dnaJ gene encoding molecular chaperone DnaJ: MSKRDYYEVLGVDKDASKDEIKKAYRKLARKYHPDVSEEENASDKFKEAKEAYEVLSDEQKRAQYDQFGHAGAQGQGFGGFGGAQDFGDFGGFGDIFDMFFGGGRRRDPNAPQQGADLQYTMTLEFEEAIFGKETDINIPKEEECDTCHGSGAKPGTKTKTCSHCNGSGQLNMEQNTPFGRVVNRRVCHHCNGSGKIIPEKCGTCGGSGKVKQNKTIHISIPKGIDEGHQIRVAGKGEPGVNGGPPGDLFVVIKVKQDDFFKRDGDHIYCELPITYAQAALGDEVEVPTVHGKVMLTIPAGTQTGKIFRLKGKGAPNVRGYGHGDQHVEVKVITPTGLTDRQKELLREFNEIGGNEATDEQDSLFQRFKNAFKS, from the coding sequence GTGAGTAAACGCGATTATTATGAAGTGCTTGGTGTTGACAAGGATGCTTCAAAAGATGAAATAAAGAAAGCTTATCGTAAATTAGCCCGCAAATATCACCCGGATGTCAGTGAGGAAGAAAACGCATCCGATAAGTTCAAGGAAGCCAAAGAAGCATATGAAGTATTAAGTGATGAACAAAAGCGTGCCCAATATGATCAGTTTGGTCATGCCGGAGCACAGGGTCAAGGCTTCGGTGGGTTCGGCGGCGCACAAGATTTTGGAGATTTTGGTGGATTTGGTGATATATTCGATATGTTCTTTGGAGGCGGCAGGAGACGTGATCCGAATGCGCCACAACAAGGAGCCGATCTACAATATACAATGACACTAGAATTTGAAGAAGCAATTTTTGGTAAAGAAACAGACATCAACATACCAAAGGAAGAAGAATGTGACACATGTCATGGGTCTGGCGCCAAACCCGGAACCAAAACAAAAACATGCTCCCATTGTAACGGATCTGGCCAGTTAAATATGGAGCAGAATACGCCTTTCGGACGGGTCGTAAATCGGCGTGTATGTCATCACTGTAATGGCAGTGGAAAAATCATTCCTGAAAAATGCGGCACATGCGGCGGGTCAGGAAAAGTGAAACAAAACAAAACAATTCATATCTCCATCCCTAAGGGAATTGACGAAGGTCATCAGATACGTGTTGCTGGAAAAGGAGAACCAGGCGTGAACGGTGGTCCTCCGGGAGATTTATTTGTTGTTATCAAGGTCAAGCAGGATGACTTTTTTAAACGCGACGGGGATCATATTTACTGTGAATTGCCAATAACCTATGCACAAGCTGCTCTCGGTGACGAAGTGGAAGTCCCGACCGTTCATGGAAAAGTGATGCTGACAATACCAGCCGGCACCCAAACCGGAAAAATCTTCAGATTAAAAGGAAAAGGTGCACCAAACGTACGTGGTTATGGTCATGGGGATCAGCATGTAGAAGTAAAAGTGATTACGCCTACAGGACTAACAGACCGACAAAAAGAATTACTGCGTGAATTTAATGAAATTGGCGGAAATGAAGCGACCGACGAACAAGACTCATTGTTTCAGCGTTTTAAAAATGCATTTAAAAGCTAA
- the dnaK gene encoding molecular chaperone DnaK has product MGKIIGIDLGTTNSCVAVMEGGESVVIPTPEGNRTTPSVVAFKNDERQVGEVAKRQAITNPDTIQSIKRHMGTDYKVTIGEKDYTPQEVSAIILQHIKSYAEEYLGDTVDKAVITVPAYFNDAERQATKDAGKIAGLEVERIINEPTAASLAYGIDKEDQDQTILVYDLGGGTFDVSILDIGDGTFEVISTAGDNRLGGDDFDEVIIDHMVKEFKKENGIDLSQDKMAKQRLKDAAEKAKKELSGVSQTQISLPFITAGENGPLHLEMNLTRAKFEELSSDLVEQTMGPTRKALQDADMAAKDIDRVILVGGSTRIPAVQEAIKKNIGKEPSKGVNPDEVVALGAAIQGGVLQGDVKDVVLLDVTPLSLGIETMGGVTTKLIERNTTIPTSHSQVFSTAADNQTAVDIHVLQGEREMAADNKTLGRFQLTDIPPAPRGVPQIEVTFDIDANGIVNVSAKDKGTNKEQSITIKSSSGLSEEDVEQMVKEAEENAEEDKKRREEADLRNEADQLIFTTDKTIKDLGDNVTEDEKQKAEEAKDALQKAIDADDLEQIREKKDALQEQVQQLSVKMYEQMAQEQQANQEQQGGDQSSDEDVVDADYKEVDDEEDKKQ; this is encoded by the coding sequence ATGGGTAAAATAATTGGAATTGACCTAGGTACAACAAACTCTTGTGTAGCAGTTATGGAGGGTGGCGAATCAGTCGTTATCCCGACTCCTGAAGGTAACCGGACGACACCATCTGTTGTGGCATTCAAGAATGACGAACGCCAAGTGGGTGAAGTAGCTAAACGTCAGGCTATTACGAACCCGGATACAATCCAGTCCATTAAACGGCATATGGGTACTGATTATAAGGTAACCATCGGTGAGAAAGATTATACACCACAGGAAGTTTCGGCGATTATCCTGCAGCATATTAAATCTTACGCTGAAGAATACCTTGGCGACACAGTTGACAAGGCAGTCATAACTGTACCGGCATACTTTAATGACGCAGAACGCCAGGCTACCAAGGATGCTGGTAAAATTGCCGGCCTGGAAGTTGAACGTATCATTAACGAACCGACAGCGGCATCCTTGGCATACGGAATTGATAAAGAGGACCAGGATCAAACAATCCTCGTTTATGATTTAGGTGGAGGTACATTTGACGTTTCCATTTTGGATATTGGTGACGGTACTTTTGAAGTTATCTCAACAGCGGGTGACAACCGTCTGGGTGGTGACGATTTTGATGAAGTTATTATCGATCACATGGTTAAGGAATTTAAGAAGGAAAACGGCATTGACCTTTCACAGGATAAAATGGCAAAACAACGCTTGAAAGATGCAGCGGAAAAAGCCAAAAAAGAACTTTCCGGTGTCAGCCAGACCCAAATTTCGCTACCATTCATCACTGCGGGTGAAAATGGTCCATTACATTTGGAAATGAACCTTACACGTGCTAAATTTGAAGAACTTTCTTCAGATCTTGTTGAACAAACAATGGGACCAACACGCAAAGCGCTTCAGGATGCCGACATGGCTGCCAAGGATATTGATAGGGTTATTCTTGTCGGTGGGTCGACACGTATTCCGGCCGTTCAGGAAGCTATTAAGAAAAACATCGGCAAAGAACCGTCAAAAGGCGTTAATCCGGATGAAGTAGTTGCCCTTGGTGCTGCCATCCAAGGTGGTGTACTGCAGGGAGACGTTAAAGATGTTGTACTGCTTGACGTTACGCCATTATCACTGGGAATCGAAACCATGGGCGGTGTCACAACAAAACTGATTGAACGGAATACAACTATTCCGACAAGCCATTCACAGGTGTTTTCAACCGCTGCTGACAATCAAACAGCTGTTGATATCCATGTTCTACAAGGTGAGCGTGAAATGGCTGCTGATAACAAGACGCTCGGCCGTTTCCAATTGACAGATATTCCACCGGCACCGCGTGGAGTTCCACAGATTGAAGTGACCTTCGATATTGACGCTAACGGTATTGTCAACGTAAGCGCAAAAGACAAAGGTACGAATAAAGAGCAATCGATTACGATTAAATCTTCTTCAGGCCTGTCTGAAGAGGACGTAGAACAAATGGTTAAAGAAGCGGAAGAGAATGCTGAGGAAGATAAAAAACGCCGTGAAGAGGCAGACCTTCGTAATGAAGCCGATCAGCTAATCTTTACGACGGACAAGACGATTAAAGATCTTGGTGACAATGTAACTGAAGATGAGAAACAAAAAGCCGAAGAGGCAAAAGATGCATTGCAGAAAGCTATTGACGCTGATGACCTGGAACAAATTAGAGAAAAGAAAGATGCATTGCAGGAACAAGTTCAGCAGCTTTCGGTTAAAATGTATGAACAAATGGCACAGGAGCAACAGGCTAATCAGGAGCAACAGGGTGGAGACCAGAGTTCTGATGAAGACGTGGTCGATGCAGATTATAAAGAGGTTGATGACGAAGAAGACAAAAAACAATAA
- the grpE gene encoding nucleotide exchange factor GrpE, protein MTEQRDEKTINDETEHQVRQDSDMEDDTITEVIDADAQTEAQQTDHDETEQDSLQAELDKVKQEKEEMHQRVLRIQAEFDNFKKRTQKEKEADLKYKSEDIVKDLLPVLDNFERALQVEITDETKNFAEGITMVYRQLKDALSNHGVKEIESVGKPFDPTIHHAVMQEEDEEAEPESVIEELQKGYYLKDRVIRPAMVKVNK, encoded by the coding sequence GTGACAGAACAAAGAGACGAAAAGACCATTAATGATGAAACAGAACATCAAGTGCGGCAGGATTCAGACATGGAAGATGATACGATCACTGAAGTAATTGATGCAGATGCTCAAACAGAAGCCCAACAGACAGACCATGATGAAACAGAGCAGGATTCCCTGCAGGCTGAGCTGGATAAGGTGAAACAGGAAAAAGAGGAAATGCATCAGCGTGTGCTGCGTATTCAAGCAGAATTTGACAATTTTAAAAAACGTACGCAAAAGGAAAAAGAAGCAGACCTCAAATATAAATCAGAAGATATTGTCAAAGATTTGCTTCCTGTTTTGGACAATTTCGAACGTGCCTTGCAAGTTGAAATTACAGATGAAACCAAAAACTTTGCAGAGGGCATAACAATGGTGTACCGTCAACTGAAAGACGCCTTGTCGAATCATGGCGTTAAGGAGATTGAGTCGGTTGGCAAGCCATTTGATCCAACAATACATCATGCAGTCATGCAAGAAGAAGATGAAGAAGCAGAACCCGAATCGGTAATTGAAGAATTGCAGAAGGGCTATTACTTAAAAGACCGTGTTATTCGGCCAGCAATGGTTAAAGTGAATAAATAA